The genomic DNA ccatagtatgtgtgagtgcGCATTTAGTTTCAGTTTCAGTTTCACTCACTCCgtatccgacaaaacaatccactcgctctgtgtccgtcggACAAAACAATTCAcgtactccgttttctgattaaatatcttcctttaatcctgtgtatcatttaaatccaacagaaaacatatacaaacaatatatgaccaaaaaGCGCACTACCGccgcaagcttcacaagctgtgtcccaattccaTGGCCGCGCCCTGCTAAGCATGTGACCTAAAAAagtgagcactcggtctttcaaggtggaagcctcagaagttcgcgaagagaactgaaatgagaggGTCTAatcttcggaggacccataatttgtgTCAGCTGCTGCACGCCcacaccgcgcctgtcagcaggacacatcaGAGACGTTTCTggcttattaaaataaacatggaatcagaaaaattataattaactttagaaaatatgacatgttgacacaattgtctccaaattcttaaagagacaatacacaattttaacacactatatattttcaatgtaaacatatacagaatatttgtctaaatgatctaaatgatatacataaataaactaagcttacatattaagataatttctaacaaaaatattcaacgactgaatctaaagcaaaataggctcctacagtatgtgatatattatgTGAGTATGTGATATACACACAGTATGtgagtcttacgtgtaaaatagcccatccatgtcattttattgtttgactgttcagtactgttcatatttacatttaaaaagcagacataaaagtaacttaaaagttactttccctagtaactaattacttttgatatacagtaactggtagagtaacTCAATTAcctttaaaagaagtaactagtaactaattacaaattttcagtaacttgcccaacactgctaGTAAATGACATAAGTAACAACTGATGAACAAGTGAAAAAACTCAGTAAACGGTAGAGTTCACTGAGAACAAAATCATTTCTTCGATTTGACCAGATGTGTTTTAACTGATATGTTTCTTAATCATTGATAAGATGatagttattttctaaatgacgCTAAAATTCCATGACGATCTTTGGTTCAGGGGCAGAGATGGGATGACTATCTATTTTTCAGTATATTGCTATAAATATGTGTTCAACCTTGTAAACGGGGCTCTCTCATTTTAACTTCTGACACCAGGGAGTGGGAGCCTATTCTGCAGAATAAATTAAATTCGGACAAAGAAAATTTTGTTAACAGTGTGTCCGTGTGATCCTTGACTTTCACTCTTTGATAGTATTatgaaatgtattatttattatgaTGCGGCTAAATTCTAGTATACTAAAATACTTATGGGGCTAAAGTAAGTTATGAAATCCTAATAGTACAAATGTGTTACGTAACTGGAACGTACTTGGTTATCTTGCCACATAAGGAGACCGTATGGCCAACGTGGTGATttggtactgtaatggtaatGAAATTACCTCCATAGGACGTAATAGTTACGTTGCCAGCTGGTAAGTCATGAAATTACCAAAAATGACCAATATATTACGTAACTAGTACGTCGTGTGTTAGGAATGCGGCCCTGCTTACGCTTGGCCATTTTTTCCTGggaaaatgttaaacaaaaatgtaactaaataaataaaaatacaataaaagtaATATATTAAACTGTGTTGAGATCTtcataaatatgaattaaaaatagttcacccataaattctgtcatctttttctcactctcatgttgttacaaacctgtatacatttattttattctgatgaacacaaaagaagatattttgaggaatgtttgtaaccaaacccatgatgagccccattcacttccataatagtgaaaaagaacattttctctTACATATGTATTTACAGGCAAAACATATTacctttataataaatacagcGCTTAACACATTTAACCCTATTGACCATTTCGTAATGCTTATGCAGTGTGagaaaactgaaacaggaactGCTTGTGGACCACTGTTGTTAACGTCTTCTGAAATTGTCAATAACACATTCAAGATATAACTTTAGATCCCTTGAAGATAATATGTATAGACTAGGGTCGTCTATCAGCGATAGTCAGACGTATGGCCAATAGCAGGCCATCATGATAGTTGGCATGTTTGCCCATTATAGTTTTAagttattataataaatattattatctttatAGTTTGACAAAAACGTGTGTTGTGattttcctcgcatgagagaGCTTGTGGGTTTCACTTTGCGCAAGAGAGCCGCGGGGCACAAACtcatcaaaatatgtgttcggagtgtcatgcgTGTTGCTCGTCATTCATTGCAAAATGAAAAATGTGAAGAAATGTGTTCTTTgcatcatgtaaaccatgtgcatcatgtcaaaataaatgcctgctgcacacacgttgaAACGGtatatgataaaagagatgctcacgttcacaaaatagtcacaagacactcacttaaaagtaaactctgattacacatgagattaagcgagtatctggcaaacgtgagtgtcagttttttcataaacccTCCAGACGCGCGCACAGTAGGCGCTTATTTTGATTTcctgaccttgtggggacattttgaggtctccatgaggaaacaagcttataaatcaaaccgtatgatgtttattgaaaatctaaggtagcagaaagttttctgtgatggttggggttaggggaagggagtagaatatacagtttgtactgtataaaatgcattacgtctatggaatgtccccacaaaacatggaaacctgaatgtgtgtgtgtgtgtgtgtgtgtgtgtgtgtgtgtgtgtgtgtgtgtgtgtgtgtgtgtgtgagagagagagagagagagagagagagagagaaagagagagtgtgttgctttattaaaatatcaaattgtccttaactagacacaagatgtgttattttaacacattcctTTTAGGAGTGTatatataattaatttaaaatgtaaatataattttCAGTATGTGTCTTTACGCAATGCTCTactctaggggtatgattctcgcttaggggACGAGCCCTTGATTTTTATTTGCTATTATTTGAACTAGTCATTATTATGATAACTGACAACTAGGGCAAAAATCATgttgttctgaatctgaaatGTCACTGTAGACTAAAACTCTAACTACACCCTATTTACTTGTAGTTAGTATGTTTTACTCATTGCATAGTAGGCTAGTGCACACTAACAGTAGAAAACTAAATTATACTTTATATTCATGCATTATATACTAGTAGcctaagttaaaaaaaaagttttatcagTACAGAAccatttaaaaattatataaaaagtttTAGACAGCTTTCTAtctgtttttattaattaattaattttaaagacAATTGTGGAAAtatcatttactgtagttttattttaacaataattattaaacaacgataacaataataaaatgaataatagATCAACTATTGTATTTTGGAGAATAACGTCTTGGGTAAAAATCTGTAAGAGTATATTTAAGTAGGgctattttattaattaatgttTTGTGAGATGAAATGATATCGGTGAGTCAAATACTTGCAGTTGTGTCACCCTCTTTCGGCGATGCAGAAAAAATTATTCGCTCTACGAGTGGGTGAAAGGTCCGTCTTTGCCCCTTGGGGATCTTCTTTGACCACATCCCCATTTTAATACTGCCAGTTCACTTTCGCATCAAAATTATGTGTCAGTAATGACAGCACAGAGAAACAATGAGAACAGATCAAGAGGATCTTGTTTTTTCAACAAGCAGGTAAATTCTGTCTTTGTGAATCTTGTGTGTAAAATTCAGTAGTTGTTCAATGGACAATTAGTCTCCAAGTCAATGATGTAAGATAGTATTTTGATGATACAGTACAAAAGCTTCAAAATTAGGGCTTTAAGGATGTATTTcctttattgtaaaataaatgcttatattGTCTTCAAAGATTTGGTTTATAAAATCCCAATTCTAACCTCCGGCATGTTAAATCACATTATAATGAAAAAACACTTGAGATCAGTTACTTTAATGACAATAAGAACATTTATAAGCATTTATGTTCAACATTATTATGCCATTTGTATAATGGAGATAAGTTTAATAGGACATGTGTCACTTGTTATGAAATACCCTTGTGGCTTGTTTGAAATATCCTAGCACTGCCTCTTCATGATACAATATTCAGATATAAAGCTTGATAAAAACATATCATGGATCACTTTAAATGTTCACGTACAAATACGAATCAGTTTGCTTTATATTATAGATCAGGATGGATCTTCAGTTGGCTCCCCTCCTGGTGTCCCACCTCTCTtggacatcttaaaaaagcagAAGATAAAATATTGAAAGGTATGTGTGTGAGATCACGTGTTGTAAATAAAATTTAGGCACACTGAAgctaaacatttattaaaaagacATGCATGTGACATTTCGAGGAGTGCTGACTTTATATTTAATCCTTTACTTGATATTTCGTTGAGGACATATTTGGTGCATGCTTTTGGTTTCTTTTTGCCTGATTCCTATAAAAACAATTCAAATGATTTTAATTCAATTTTCAGCCATTAAAGTCAAGTACACACAAGGACATGTTTCCATATCTAATGGGAACTACATCTGGACTCTGGGCTTTAATGAAACAAATAACTTGTGTCAGCATACTGGTCGTCCTAAACATCTGCAGATCCCACTAGTGCTACTGCATGGTTTTGGGGCTGGTGTGGGTCTCTGGGTTAAAAACCTTCCTGTCATTGCAAAAGAAGGAAGGCCTGTATATGCACTCGACCTGTTGGGCTTTGGACGCAGCAGTCGACCAATCTTTGGCAATGATGCCCAAGAAGTAGAGGAGCAGTTTGTCCAATCCCTGGAGGACTGGAGACAGTCAGTCGGATTGGAACATATGATTCTTCTTGGCCATGATTTTGGAGGTTATGTGTCTACAGCCTATGCAATGAAATACCCTAACAGAGtgattgtttttgtattttaaggGGGTGAATTGAAAACAATGGGAGTCACTGGGagttataaagtatattttgtaAATGAATTTGTCACAGAGTGAAGCACTTGGTGTTGGTGGAACCGTGGGGGTTTATGGCAAGACCGAATGCTCAGGAGCGCTGGGTTCCTGTTTGGATTAAAGCCATTGGTGCTGTAATGAACCCATTAAACCCTCTTACTCTTCTCAGGCTGGCAGGACCACTGGGTATTCACACTCATGTTCACTAAATAATAGTCATACATATTTTAAGACATGTTCTCAGAtctgtatatactgtatctCTCTTACAGGTCCTTTTTTGATACAGGCAATGCGATCAGATTTTAAGCAGAAATATGCTTCTGTTTTTGAAGATGATACAGTTGCTGATTACATATACCACACAAATGCACAGACGCCCAGGTAAGCACCGCACCTGGACATACTACCAATAAGTACTTGTTGATGAATATTATTTACATATCTGTCTTGTGATTGGACAGTGGAGAGACAGCATTTAAAAACTTGACAATCCCATACGGCTGGCCCCAGCTCCCCATGATGGAACGGGCAGGGATGATCAGTCCCTCGCTTCCCATGTCTTTTATCTACGGATCACGTTCAAGCATCGATGGCCAATCAGGAAAAGCCATTCAAGAAATCAGACCCAACTCACACACAGAAATTATAGTGAGCTTTACTTTCTTTTAAAATACTTTGTACCGGCCTTAGTCAGAGTGGATaacatgtttaattattttacgtctgtgtttttgtacgtctgtgtttttgtcaccAGTAATGTTAAAACCTCAACGTTTTAGACAACCAATTAAACACATTGTACAGATTCTGACTGACTTGACTGTTCTTATGTTCCTCTAGGTCATTCAGGGTGCAGGTCACTACGTATTTGCGGACCAATCAGAGGACTTTAATCAGGCTGTGATCAAGATATGTAACAATGTCAAAGATATAAACAATGGAAAAGAAGATGAGAACAACAGAGATGCTAACCAAAGAGAATGAGAAAGAGTGAGTGAGTCATAAGAGATATCTAAAGTTACAGAAGAGAAGAGACTATTATCTTTCTACAAGCATTAAGCAGGATGTAGTCACACATATGTGCACTTATCCACATCCTTAAACCATAATTTTAGCTTTTATTGTACTCAAAATGTTGAAAGGCAAAAAGCACATTGCCTTCCTTCATCAAAGTAAAATCTGAATGGCTCCAGTGGCTTAATACGTCTTCTAAAGTGAAACGACAGGTGAGAATCATTTCTTATTAGCAAAATTACAGTGTCAACCACTACTGTACATTAAAATATGTTGGCACATAACTTATTTAGTCACAAGAGCCAATGTGATAAGAAGTAACTGATGGCACTGAaagaattgtaatttttttggTTAAAAGCCGTTCTGGGCACCATATGGACATTGCTTGAGCTGCAATATTTTTTCTATGTAGCCTACAATGTATTTCAGCTAAGTCTGTCCCtatacaaataaagaaataaattaaataaacaaaaaccatcctcattaaaaatgtattttagaaagCCCATACTGATTATGTTTTGCACCAGATCAATCACAGCATCAGTGCTATCATTGCTTATCGAAAGACATTTACTTGTGTTAAATGAATGTCAGAGACAAACTGTGTAACAGgcttaatgtatttattttgtacattatTTTTGTTACCTCCATAgaacacaaaaatatgtatttggCAAAattaagaagaaaaaaaatttattcagGACCAGGGACTTTTTTGAGATGTCATCTTCTTCTTTTTGTGGACTGTGATGTGAACTTCATCATGCCACTTAACCTGCTGACCgaaataggaaaaaacattaAGGACATTTATACTGTTAAACTTCACCTTTTGCTGTTTTATAATATCTTACCTGTATAAACCTCAACCTCACACAGAGTGATTATTTTAGAGGTCCCGTTCCCTGGTAGAAAGATGTTGACATATTGCCCTTGAATAAtgtcaaatgtaaatgtttgtgtgcCTCCAATTGGGATGGACTCAATTGTTGCAGCGCTGTGAATACACAAACATTAAGACATATACGTCCGATTATAACATGTtcacatttaaaggaaaaactgtatttttatttatactttatttAGTTTATTAAAGATTCAAATAGTTTAAGAAAGACTAACAGCTCTTACAGCTCATTGTTGTTGCCATTGTTATCCAGACTGTTGCCAATACGGATCTGAGCACCTATTATCCTCTCTTCACAACAGTCTCCACGATTAGTGATGATAACTTTGTTAAT from Misgurnus anguillicaudatus chromosome 20, ASM2758022v2, whole genome shotgun sequence includes the following:
- the LOC129454655 gene encoding 1-acylglycerol-3-phosphate O-acyltransferase ABHD5 yields the protein MDHFKCSRTNTNQFALYYRSGWIFSWLPSWCPTSLGHLKKAEDKILKAIKVKYTQGHVSISNGNYIWTLGFNETNNLCQHTGRPKHLQIPLVLLHGFGAGVGLWVKNLPVIAKEGRPVYALDLLGFGRSSRPIFGNDAQEVEEQFVQSLEDWRQSVGLEHMILLGHDFGGYVSTAYAMKYPNRVIHLVLVEPWGFMARPNAQERWVPVWIKAIGAVMNPLNPLTLLRLAGPLGPFLIQAMRSDFKQKYASVFEDDTVADYIYHTNAQTPSGETAFKNLTIPYGWPQLPMMERAGMISPSLPMSFIYGSRSSIDGQSGKAIQEIRPNSHTEIIVIQGAGHYVFADQSEDFNQAVIKICNNVKDINNGKEDENNRDANQRE